The following proteins are encoded in a genomic region of Glycine soja cultivar W05 chromosome 17, ASM419377v2, whole genome shotgun sequence:
- the LOC114393565 gene encoding auxin-responsive protein SAUR36-like yields MRKSDKNPMCVIFKLVRCFGQGTNGYVQLGHSPIGLLPKGHLAVYVGESEDEKQRVLVPVTYFNHPLLGKLLEDAEKVYGFDHPGVITIPCRVSEFERVQKIIATTRGYHRCLRICCSIK; encoded by the coding sequence ATGAGAAAGTCAGACAAAAACCCCATGTGTGTGATCTTCAAATTGGTGCGGTGTTTTGGACAAGGAACAAATGGGTATGTACAATTGGGCCATAGCCCAATAGGGCTATTACCAAAGGGTCATTTGGCAGTGTATGTGGGTGAATCTGAAGATGAGAAGCAACGTGTATTGGTACCGGTTACTTACTTTAATCACCCTCTTCTTGGGAAGCTATTGGAGGATGCTGAGAAAGTTTATGGATTTGATCATCCGGGTGTAATAACCATACCATGCAGAGTCTCTGAGTTTGAGAGAGTTCAGAAGATTATTGCCACCACTAGAGGCTACCATAGATGCCTTAGAATTTGTTGCTCCATCAAGTAG
- the LOC114394179 gene encoding vacuolar-processing enzyme: protein MALDRSIISKTTWYSVVLWMMVVLVRVHGAAARPNRKEWDSVIKLPTEPVDADSDEVGTRWAVLVAGSNGYGNYRHQADVCHAYQLLIKGGLKEENIVVFMYDDIATNELNPRHGVIINHPEGEDLYAGVPKDYTGDNVTTENLFAVILGDKSKLKGGSGKVINSKPEDRIFIYYSDHGGPGILGMPNMPYLYAMDFIDVLKKKHASGSYKEMVIYVEACESGSVFEGIMPKDLNIYVTTASNAQENSWGTYCPGMDPSPPPEYITCLGDLYSVAWMEDSEAHNLKRESVKQQYKSVKQRTSNFNNYAMGSHVMQYGDTNITAEKLYLYQGFDPATVNFPPQNGRLETKMEVVNQRDAELLFMWQMYQRSNHQSENKTDILKQIAETVKHRKHIDGSVELIGVLLYGPGKGSSVLQSVRAPGSSLVDDWTCLKSMVRVFETHCGTLTQYGMKHMRAFANICNSGVSEASMEEACLAACEGYNAGLFHPSNRGYSA from the exons ATGGCGCTTGATCGCTCCATTATAAGCAAAACGACGTGGTACAGCGTCGTATTATGGATGATGGTGGTGCTGGTGAGAGTGCACGGTGCAGCCGCGAGGCCGAACCGGAAGGAGTGGGACTCAGTCATAAAGTTACCGACTGAACCGGTGGATGCTGACTCGGATGAAGTGGGAACACGATGGGCGGTTCTCGTGGCTGGTTCAAACGGCTACGGAAACTACAGGCATCAA gCAGATGTGTGCCATGCGTACCAGTTGCTGATAAAAGGTGgactaaaagaagagaacatagTGGTGTTTATGTACGATGACATAGCTACCAACGAGTTGAATCCTAGACATGGAGTCATCATCAACCACCCTGAGGGAGAAGATCTGTATGCTGGTGTTCCTaag gaTTACACCGGTGATAATGTGACGACGGAGAACCTCTTTGCTGTTATTCTTGGAGACAAGAGTAAATTGAAGGGAGGAAGTGGCAAAGTGATCAACAGCAAACCCGAGGACAGAATATTTATATACTACTCTGATCATGGAGGTCCTGGAATACTTG GGATGCCAAACATGCCATACCTTTATGCCATGGATTTTATTGATGTCTTGAAGAAGAAACATGCATCTGGAAGTTACAAGGAGATg GTTATATACGTGGAAGCTTGTGAAAGTGGGAGCGTGTTTGAGGGTATAATGCCTAAGGATCTGAATATTTATGTCACAACTGCATCAAATGCACAAGAGAATAGTTGGGGAACTTATTGTCCTGGAATGGATCCTTCTCCACCTCCAGAGTACATCACTTGCCTAGGGGATTTGTACAGCGTTGCTTGGATGGAAGATAG TGAGGCTCACAATCTAAAAAGGGAATCCGTGAAACAACAATACAAATcg GTAAAGCAACGGACTTCAAATTTTAACAACTATGCGATGGGTTCTCATGTGATGCAATATGGTGATACCAACATCACAGCTGAAAAGCTTTATTTATACCAAGGTTTTGATCCTGCCACTGTGAACTTCCCTCCACAAAACGGCAGGCTAGAAACTAAAATGGAAGTTGTTAACCAAAGAGATGCAGAACTTTTGTTCATGTGGCAAATG TATCAGAGATCAAACCATCAGTCAGAAAATAAGACAGACATCCTCAAACAAATTGCGGAGACAGTGAAGCATAGGAAACACATAGATGGTAGCGTGGAATTGATTGGAGTTTTACTGTATGGACCAGGAAAAGGTTCTTCTGTTCTACAATCCGTGAGGGCTCCTGGTTCGTCCCTTGTTGATGACTGGACATGCCTAAAATCAATG GTTCGGGTGTTTGAAACTCACTGTGGGACACTGACTCAGTATGGCATGAAACACATGCGAGCATTCGCCAACATTTGCAACAGTGGCGTTTCTGAGGCCTCCATGGAAGAGGCTTGTTTGGCAGCCTGTGAAGGCTACAATGCTGGGCTATTCCATCCATCAAACAGAGGCTACAGTGCTTGA
- the LOC114393274 gene encoding elongation factor G-1, chloroplastic, with amino-acid sequence MAAESSLRVATPTLCNLNGSQRRPTTTTLSPLRFMGFRPRPSSHSLTSSSLSHFFGSTRIHSNSSSSYSSISRQHAPRRNFSVFAMSADDAKRSVPLKDYRNIGIMAHIDAGKTTTTERILYYTGRNYKIGEVHEGTATMDWMEQEQERGITITSAATTTFWNKHRINIIDTPGHVDFTLEVERALRVLDGAICLFDSVAGVEPQSETVWRQADKYGVPRICFVNKMDRLGANFYRTRDMIVTNLGAKPLVIQLPIGSEDNFKGVIDLVRNKAIVWSGEELGAKFDIVDIPEDLQEQAQDYRAQMIENIVEFDDQAMENYLEGIEPDEETIKKLIRKGTISASFVPVMCGSAFKNKGVQPLLDAVVDYLPSPLDLPAMKGSDPENPEATIERLASDDEPFAGLAFKIMSDPFVGSLTFVRVYAGKLGAGSYVLNANKGKKERIGRLLEMHANSRDDVKVALAGDIIALAGLKDTITGETLCDPDNPIVLERMDFPDPVIKVAIEPKTKADVDKMATGLIKLAQEDPSFHFSRDEEINQTVIEGMGELHLEIIVDRLKREFKVEANVGAPQVNYRESISKISEVKYVHKKQSGGQGQFADITVRFEPMDPGSGYEFKSEIKGGAVPREYIPGVMKGLEECMSNGVLAGFPVVDVRAVLTDGSYHDVDSSVLAFQLAARGAFREGIRKAGPRMLEPIMKVEVVTPEEHLGDVIGDLNSRRGQINSFGDKPGGLKVVDSLVPLAEMFQYVSTLRGMTKGRASYTMQLAMFDVVPQHIQNQLATKEQEVAA; translated from the exons ATGGCGGCAGAGTCATCACTGAGGGTGGCGACTCCCACTCTTTGCAACCTCAATGGGTCTCAGAGACGACCAACCACCACCACTCTCTCTCCGCTTCGCTTCATGGGTTTTCGTCCTCGACCCTCCTCTCACTCTCTCACCTCCTCTTCCCTTTCACACTTCTTCGGGAGCACAAGAATTCActccaattcttcttcttcttattcttccaTTTCACGCCAACATGCTCCGAGAAGAAACTTCTCTGTTTTCGCCATGTCTGCTGATG ACGCAAAGCGCAGTGTTCCATTGAAGGATTATCGCAACATCGGTATCATGGCTCACATAGATGCTGGAAAGACTACTACAACAGAACGAATTTTGTACTATACTGGAAGGAACTACAAAATTGGAGAGGTGCATGAGGGAACAGCAACCATGGACTGGATGgaacaagaacaagagagggGGATTACCATTACTTCTGCTGCAACCACTACATTTTGGAACAAGCACCGGATCAACATTATTGATACCCCTGGTCACGTTGACTTCACCTTAGAAGTGGAGCGTGCTCTTAGGGTGTTGGATGGAGCTATATGCTTGTTTGACAGTGTTGCTGGCGTGGAGCCGCAATCGGAAACTGTGTGGAGGCAGGCTGATAAATATGGAGTCCCGCGAATTTGTTTTGTCAATAAAATGGACCGTCTTGGAGCAAACTTTTATAGAACAAGAGACATGATAGTAACGAATTTGGGTGCTAAACCACTTGTAATTCAGTTACCAATTGGTTCAGAAGATAACTTTAAGGGAGTTATAGACCTTGTTAGGAATAAGGCTATAGTTTGGTCTGGAGAAGAGCTGGGTGCCAAGTTTGATATTGTAGATATTCCAGAAGATCTTCAAGAGCAGGCTCAGGATTACCGTGCCCAGATGATAGAAAACATAGTTGAGTTTGATGACCAGGCTATGGAGAACTACCTGGAAGGAATTGAACCGGATGaggaaactataaaaaaattaattaggaaGGGAACAATATCAGCCAGTTTTGTGCCAGTGATGTGTGGCTCGGCTTTCAAAAACAAGGGAGTCCAACCATTGCTCGATGCAGTAGTGGATTATCTACCATCACCACTTGACTTGCCAGCAATGAAGGGCAGTGACCCTGAAAACCCTGAAGCAACAATAGAGAGACTAGCAAgtgatgatgaaccatttgCTGGACTAGCTTTTAAGATCATGAGTGATCCATTTGTAGGTTCCCTTACGTTTGTCAGGGTGTATGCTGGAAAGCTAGGTGCTGGGTCTTATGTACTCAATGCAAACAAAGGGAAAAAGGAGAGAATTGGTAGACTTTTAGAAATGCATGCAAACAGCAGAGATGATGTTAAAGTGGCTTTAGCTGGTGATATTATTGCTCTTGCAGGTTTGAAAGATACTATTACAGGTGAAACATTGTGTGACCCTGATAATCCAATCGTGCTCGAGCGGATGGACTTCCCTGATCCTGTTATTAAGGTTGCAATTGAACCGAAAACTAAAGCTGATGTTGACAAGATGGCAACTGGTTTAATCAAACTTGCACAGGAAGACCCTTCTTTCCACTTCTCCCGTGATGAAGAGATAAACCAGACAGTAATTGAAGGAATGGGAGAATTACATCTTGAAATCATTGTTGATCGGCTcaaaagagaatttaag GTGGAAGCTAACGTTGGTGCCCCCCAAGTAAACTACAGGGAAAGCATTTCCAAAATCTCAGAAGTGAAGTATGTGCACAAGAAACAATCAGGTGGACAGGGTCAGTTTGCAGATATCACTGTCCGGTTTGAACCCATGGACCCAGGTAGTGGATATGAGTTCAAGAGTGAAATCAAAGGAGGTGCTGTACCAAGAGAATACATTCCTGGTGTGATGAAAGGATTGGAAGAGTGTATGAGCAATGGTGTGCTTGCTGGCTTTCCGGTCGTTGATGTACGAGCAGTACTCACAGATGGTTCTTACCATGATGTAGATTCAAGCGTGTTGGCTTTCCAGTTGGCAGCAAGAGGAGCTTTTAGGGAAGGAATAAGAAAAGCTGGACCGAGGATGCTTGAGCCTATAATGAAGGTTGAAGTTGTTACTCCTGAAGAACATCTAGGTGATGTAATTGGGGATCTCAACTCAAGAAGAGGACAGATCAACAGTTTTGGTGACAAACCTGGTGGCCTTAAG GTGGTTGATTCCCTGGTACCTCTTGCTGAGATGTTCCAGTATGTCAGCACACTCAGAGGGATGACAAAGGGCCGTGCATCCTACACAATGCAATTAGCCATGTTTGATGTGGTGCCTCAGCACATTCAGAACCAACTTGCCACCAAAGAGCAAGAAGTTGCCGCTTAA
- the LOC114393276 gene encoding hsp70-Hsp90 organizing protein 1, with protein sequence MAEEAKAKGNAAFSAGDFAAAVRHFSDAIALSPSNHVLYSNRSAAHASLQNYAEALADAQKTVDLKPDWPKAYSRLGAAHLGLRRHRDAFSAYKTGLQLDPDNAALKSGLADAQAAASRPPPTSPFATAFSGPDMWARLTADPTARANLQDPEFVKIMQDIQKDPNKFNLHLSDQRVMHAIGVLLNVKIQTPNHDENDHDADDDVSEDEVVSQPESEHEPEAAVEVAEEEEEEEEEEKETRDRKGQAQKEKEAGNAAYKKKDFETAIGHYSKALELDDEDISYLTNRAAVYLEMGKFEDCIKDCEKAVERGKELRSDYKMIARALTRKGTALAKMAKCSKDFEPAIEIFQKALTENRNPDTLKKLNEAEKAKKELEQQEYFDPKLADEAREKGNELFKQQKYPEATKHYTEAIKRNPKDAKAYSNRAACYTKLGAMPEGLKDAEKCIELDPTFSKGYTRKGAVQFSMKEYDKALETYREGLKHDPNNQELLDGIRRCVEQINKASRGDFTPEELKERQAKAMQDPEIQSILQDPVMTQVLTDFQENPRAAEEHVKNPMVMNKIQKLISAGIVQMR encoded by the exons ATGGCCGAGGAAGCCAAAGCCAAAGGCAACGCGGCATTCTCCGCCGGCGACTTCGCCGCCGCGGTCCGCCACTTCTCGGACGCCATCGCCCTTTCCCCCTCCAACCACGTTCTCTACTCCAACCGATCCGCCGCCCACGCCTCCCTCCAGAACTACGCGGAGGCCCTAGCCGACGCCCAGAAGACCGTCGACCTCAAGCCCGACTGGCCCAAGGCCTACAGCCGCCTCGGCGCCGCCCACCTCGGCCTCCGCCGCCACCGCGACGCCTTCTCCGCCTACAAAACCGGCCTCCAACTCGACCCCGACAATGCCGCCCTCAAATCCGGCCTTGCCGATGCCCAGGCCGCAGCCTCCCGCCCTCCCCCCACCAGCCCCTTCGCCACCGCCTTCTCCGGCCCCGACATGTGGGCCCGCCTCACCGCCGACCCCACCGCACGTGCCAACCTCCAGGACCCCGAGTTCGTCAAGATCATGCAGGACATCCAGAAGGACCCCAACAAGTTCAACCTGCATTTGAGTGATCAGAGAGTCATGCATGCCATTGGGGTTTTGCTCAATGTCAAAATTCAAACCCCTAACCACGACGAAAACGACCACGATGCCGATGATGACGTGTCCGAGGATGAGGTTGTTTCCCAGCCCGAATCTGAACACGAGCCTGAAGCGGCGGTGGAAGTggcggaggaggaggaggaggaggaggaggaggagaaggagacgAGGGATAGGAAAGGGCAGGCTCAGAAGGAGAAGGAAGCTGGCAATGCTGCTTACAAGAAGAAGGATTTTGAAACCGCGATTGGACATTACAGCAAGGCTTTGGAGTTGGATGATGAGGATATTTCCTACCTTACTAATCGTGCTGCAGTTTACTTGGAGATGGGAAAG TTTGAGGACTGCATAAAGGATTGTGAAAAGGCTGTTGAGAGGGGAAAAGAACTAAGATCAGATTACAAGATGATAGCAAGAGCTTTGACAAGGAAAGGTACTGCATTGGCTAAAATGGCTAAATGCTCTAAGGATTTTGAACCTGCCATTGAGATTTTCCAGAAAGCACTTACAGAGAACCGCAACCCAGACACCTTGAAGAAACTGAACGAAGCTGAAAAGGCTAAGAAAGAACTAGAGCAACAAGAATATTTTGATCCAAAATTAGCTGATGAGGCGAGAGAAAAAG GAAATGAATTATTCAAGCAGCAGAAGTATCCTGAGGCTACGAAGCATTATACAGAAGCTATAAAAAGGAACCCAAAAGATGCTAAG GCTTATAGTAACAGAGCTGCATGCTATACAAAACTGGGGGCAATGCCCGAAGGCTTAAAAGATGCAGAGAAATGCATTGAGCTTGATCCAACCTTTTCAAAGGGTTATACTAGGAAAGGTGCAGTGCAGTTTTCCATGAAAGAATATGACAAAGCTTTGGAAACATACAGGGAGGGTTTGAAACATGATCCTAACAATCAGGAATTGCTTGATGGCATAAGAAG ATGTGTAGAACAAATTAATAAGGCTAGCCGTGGAGATTTTACACCTGAGGAGTTAAAGGAGAGACAG GCCAAGGCAATGCAAGACCCAGAGATACAAAGCATTCTGCAAGACCCTGTTATGACACAA GTATTGACTGATTTCCAGGAAAATCCCAGAGCTGCAGAGGAACATGTGAAGAATCCAATGGTGATGAACAAGATTCAAAAGCTGATCAGTGCCGGGATTGTCCAGATGAGATGA